The window TCTCGACGATGACGATCGGCACCGGGACCACCCCGTCGACGAACACGCCGTTGGCGTCGCCGACGGGCCGTCCCCATTCCTGGACAGTGGATAGTGTCCGATATCCGGTGATCCGCATGTCAACCCTTCGTGGAACCGGCGGCGACGCCGTCGGCGATTTGGCGCTGGAGGAAGAGGTAGACGACCAGAACGGGTATCGCGGCGATCAGCACACCTGAGGCGAAGGTGGGAATGTCGTCGGAGTACTGCCCCCGCAACGAGGTGACACCCACCATCAGTGTCCGGTGGTCGGCCGAGGGCATCATCACCAGCGACATGAGGACGTCGTTCCAGCAGAACAGGGCGTTGAGGATGCCGACCGACAGCAGCGCCGGGGTGCCCAACGGCAGCATGATCCGGCGGTACACGCCGTACACGCTGTTGCCGTCGATCCTGGCCGCGTCAATGATCTCCGGCGGAATGCCCCGGTAGTAGCTCGTCATCAGGAAGACGGTGAAGGGCAGGAACTGGGCCACATAGACGAGGACCAGCCCGGGGTACGTGTCGATGAGCGCGGTGTCGGCCATGATCCGGGCGAGCGGCACCATGATCACCTGAAACGGGACGAACAGTCCCGCGAGGCAGCCCAGGAACAGCACCGACGAACCACGGAAACGCAGCTGACTCAGGGCGAAGCCGGCCATCGATCCGAGCAGCAACAGCAGAATCACCGACGACGTCACGACGAGCAGGGAGTTGGCGAAGTAGCGGCCCAGGCCGACGCTGTTCCACGCCGTGCTGATGTTCTCCCAGCGCAGGGCATCGGTCAGGGAGAACCGGTCGAGGATGTAGTCACGCCGCGTCTTCATCGCGACGTTGGCGGTGAACAGCAGGGGGTAGATCGTTGCCAACGCGAGCAGCGACATCGGGATGGCCACCACCCAACGGCCCAGACGAAGGCGAGACATCACTTGTCCCTTCCCGCTCGCTCGAGCAGCTTGATCTGCAGCATTCCCACGACGAGCATGATGACGAAGAGAACCGTCGACGCGGCCGACGCGAGGGCCGGCCGGTTCATCTGGCCCTGTTGGATCCAGATGTAGTACTCCGGCAGGTACGTCGATCCCTCCGGGCCACCGCTGGTCATGACGAACAGCAGCCCGAACATGGAGGTCAGCATCCCGATCATCGTGGTAACGAAGACGAACTGAATGGTGCGCGTGAGGCTCGGGATGATCACGTGCCAGACGACCTGGGGTAGTGACGCCCCGTCCACCCGGGCCGCGTCCAGAAGCGCGGCGTCCAGGGTCGCGAACCCGGCGAGGAACACCACCAGGCTCATTCCGAAGGTGGCCCAGATATACACCCCGACCACCATGAACATCGCAAGGTCC of the Micromonospora sp. NBC_01796 genome contains:
- a CDS encoding carbohydrate ABC transporter permease; its protein translation is MSRLRLGRWVVAIPMSLLALATIYPLLFTANVAMKTRRDYILDRFSLTDALRWENISTAWNSVGLGRYFANSLLVVTSSVILLLLLGSMAGFALSQLRFRGSSVLFLGCLAGLFVPFQVIMVPLARIMADTALIDTYPGLVLVYVAQFLPFTVFLMTSYYRGIPPEIIDAARIDGNSVYGVYRRIMLPLGTPALLSVGILNALFCWNDVLMSLVMMPSADHRTLMVGVTSLRGQYSDDIPTFASGVLIAAIPVLVVYLFLQRQIADGVAAGSTKG